Below is a genomic region from Jiangella gansuensis DSM 44835.
ACGCCGCCCGGCTGCCGCTGGGAACACTGGTGCTGGCCGGTGACGGCGGCCGCGACGACGTGGCCGCCCGCGCGGCCACCATCGCCCGGGGCACCTGGATCGCCCGCGACCTCGCCCAGACGCCGTCCAACGTCAAGGACCCGGAGTGGCTGGCCGGGCGGGCTCGCGAGATCGGGGCCGCGCACCGGCTCGACGTGCGCGTGCGCGACGAGAAGGCGCTGGCCGACGAGGGCTTCGGCGGCCTCATCGCGGTCGGCATGGGGTCGGTCCGGCCGCCGCGGCTGATCGCCCTGCGCTACGAGCCGCCGAAGGCCGGCCGGCACACGCCGCACGTCGTCCTGGTCGGCAAGGGCATCACGTACGACACCGGTGGTCTGTCGCTCAAGCCGCGCGAGGGCATGGTGCCCATGAAGACCGACATGACCGGCGGAGCGGTCGTCATGGGCGTGCTGGCGGCGGTGCGTGAGCTGGGTGTCGACGTCCGGGTGACCGGCCTCGTCGCGGCCGCCGAGAACATGCCCGGCGCCGCGGCCCAGCGGCCCAGCGACGTCATCACGCAGTACGACGGCACGACGGTCGAGGTGCTGAACACCGACGCCGAAGGCCGGCTGGTGCTGGCCGACGCCATCGGCTACGCGGTCGCGGAGCTCGAGCCGACGGTCATCGTCGACGTCGCCACGCTGACCGGTGCGGCGACGACGGCACTCGGCCGCGGCATCGCGGCGTTGTTCTCCGCCGACGACGACCTCTCCGCGGCCCTGCGCGACGCCGGCGAGGCGGCCGGGGAGCGGCTGTGGCGGATGCCGCTGGTCGACGACTACCGGATGGCACTGGACTCGGCGATCGCCGACGTCGCGCACATCGAGACCACCAAGCTGGGCGGCGGTTCCATCACCGCGGCGCTGTTCCTGCAGCGCTTCGCCCGCGACGTGCCCTGGGCGCACCTCGACATCGCCGGCCCGGCGCGTGCGGACGCCGACAAGAACGAGGTGGTCAAGGGCGGTACCGCGTTCGGGGTGCGAGCCCTGCTGTACTGGCTCGAGGCCGGCGCGCCAGCCGGCCCGTCTCGAACCTGACGCTGGAGGACACGATGTACGGACTTTCGGTTCGCTGGTCGCTGGCCGACGCCCCCGCCGGGGTGGACGAGACACTGCGCGACTACGTGCACGGGACGTCGCTGGCGCGGTTCGAGGCCATGGACGGGCTGCGGTTCAAGACCTGGCGCACCCGGCCGGGCGAGTGGTTCGAGGGCACCTACGTCTTCGCGACCGCCGCGGCCCGCGACGAGTTCGCGGCCTCGTTCGCAAAGACCGCGGCGGAGTCGCCGGGCTCGAGCATCATCGGATCGTCGCCGGTGCTGCAGGAGACGTTCGACGTGGTGGCGGTGGCGGAGGGCCAGTCCGGATTCGCGTCCGGCCCCGGCCCCACCTGACCCTTCGCATCCCGCCCCCGCCCGGACCGATCCTTCCATTGATCTTGGAGTAACCGCGGAATCACCGGGCGAATTGTCCGATAGATGCCGACAGAACTCCAAGATCAACCGAATGGCGGGGACGAGGGCGGCCGCGGCGCGGTGTGCGCCACGAGCTCGTCGATGACCAGGTCCCACACCGGCGCCGGCGGGTACTGGTGGCCCATGCCGGGCAGCGCCACCAGTCGCGCACCGGGGATCTCGCGAGCCAGCGCCTCGCCGTGCGGGAGCGGCAGCAGCGGATCGGCGGTGCCGTGCAGCACCAGCGTCGGCGCGGTGATCTCGGCCAGCTTGCCGCGGTCGAGCCCGCCGTCCTCCAGGATCCAGTGGTTGGTCTGGCTGGCCGCGACGTCCGTGGTGCGGTCGTACATGCGGGTCACCACGGCGCGCTCCCGCTCGAGGTCGGGCGGGATGGTGCCGTCGAACGGGCGCAGGCCGGTGAGCAGCGCCTCGATGGCGGCGTCGCGGTCGGACCAGTCCGGCTGCGGCGGCTCCGTCGCGAACAACGCGGCCACCTGCGGCTCCATCGGCGGCAGGTCGGGACGGTCCGGCCCGCCGGGACCCGCGGGGCTGGTCGACTGCAGGGTCAGCGTCAGCACCCGCGACGGATGGACCACGGCGAGCTCCTGTGCGATGCCGCCGCCCATCGAGACGCCGTAGAGGTGCGCCGCCGGCAGGCCGTATCCGTCGAGCACCGCCAGCGCGTCGGTCGTCAGGTCGGCGCCGGTGTAACCGGGTGAACCGGCCGGATAGGCGGTGGACCGCCCGGTATCGCGGAAGTCATACCGGATGACGAACCGCCCGGCCGCCGCGACCCGCTCGCAGAACTCGTCCTCCCAGTAGTCCATCGAGGCCGCCGCGCCGCCGATCAGCAGGATCGCCGGGTCGGCCGGTGACCCGAACGCCTCGGCGCACAGCCGGGCGTCTCCGGCCGGGATCATCCGCTCGGTCATCGTCCACTCCTCGCTATGGAAAATATATCGAGTACTATTCTTCTCATAGCTTGAACGGAGGCGCAAGTGACCCGGACCTACGGCGAAGGCTGTCCGATCGCCCTCTCGCTCGACATCGTGGGCGAGCGCTGGGCCCTTCTCGTCGTGCGCGAGCTGCGGCTCGGCCCGCGTCGCTACCGCGACCTGCAGGAAGCGCTGCCCGGCATCACACCGGCCATGCTGTCGAAGCGGCTCAAGGAACTCGAGGAGTACGGCGTACTGCGCCGTCGCGAGCTGCCGCCGCCCGCGGCCGCCCGGGTGTACGAGCTGACCGAGTGGGGCGCGGAGCTGGAGCCGGTGTTCCAGTCGCTGGCCCGCTGGGGGGTCCGCTCGCCGGTGGTTCCGCTGACCGGCGACGTCAGCGCCGACTCCGTCATGCTCGGCCTGCGCACGTTCTTCACGGCCGCCGATGACGACGTCGGCC
It encodes:
- a CDS encoding alpha/beta fold hydrolase — translated: MTERMIPAGDARLCAEAFGSPADPAILLIGGAAASMDYWEDEFCERVAAAGRFVIRYDFRDTGRSTAYPAGSPGYTGADLTTDALAVLDGYGLPAAHLYGVSMGGGIAQELAVVHPSRVLTLTLQSTSPAGPGGPDRPDLPPMEPQVAALFATEPPQPDWSDRDAAIEALLTGLRPFDGTIPPDLERERAVVTRMYDRTTDVAASQTNHWILEDGGLDRGKLAEITAPTLVLHGTADPLLPLPHGEALAREIPGARLVALPGMGHQYPPAPVWDLVIDELVAHTAPRPPSSPPFG
- a CDS encoding leucyl aminopeptidase, whose amino-acid sequence is MSGESTIRPTEVVTDARPLLDAECGVVALAVWPESGGPRQDERRADDAVGDGDEGGETEDRGTAPWIGPGGAEVSESLGLDLFAALERERATGKAGEVVSVPVFGEGRGAASVDGEVDVTRVLLVGLGDGSPAAHRRAGAALARAARGVDRIASAVTLASDDTALRAFVEGVVLATYALGGFRSTAVDAARLPLGTLVLAGDGGRDDVAARAATIARGTWIARDLAQTPSNVKDPEWLAGRAREIGAAHRLDVRVRDEKALADEGFGGLIAVGMGSVRPPRLIALRYEPPKAGRHTPHVVLVGKGITYDTGGLSLKPREGMVPMKTDMTGGAVVMGVLAAVRELGVDVRVTGLVAAAENMPGAAAQRPSDVITQYDGTTVEVLNTDAEGRLVLADAIGYAVAELEPTVIVDVATLTGAATTALGRGIAALFSADDDLSAALRDAGEAAGERLWRMPLVDDYRMALDSAIADVAHIETTKLGGGSITAALFLQRFARDVPWAHLDIAGPARADADKNEVVKGGTAFGVRALLYWLEAGAPAGPSRT
- a CDS encoding winged helix-turn-helix transcriptional regulator; this translates as MTRTYGEGCPIALSLDIVGERWALLVVRELRLGPRRYRDLQEALPGITPAMLSKRLKELEEYGVLRRRELPPPAAARVYELTEWGAELEPVFQSLARWGVRSPVVPLTGDVSADSVMLGLRTFFTAADDDVGPEPWSATYEIWLDRDVYRVRVVDGRLADLGRGAPEAAADVVVRTTKAAWQAVLNRRETLADAVGAGRLDVTGDVDTLQRLVDAPARPATAPSR